The following nucleotide sequence is from Candidatus Zixiibacteriota bacterium.
AATATTGTTCCATCAAAGCCCCCCATTCATTGCGCATTGACTTGGATACTTTGGCGTACCCAAATCCGGGCAGATCGACAAAATAACAGGATTTACCGATCTTGAAATAGTTTATGGAGCGGGTTTTACCGGGTGTCGAGGATGTCTTGGCCATGTTCTTACGACCCATCAACCTGTTGAGCATCGATGATTTGCCGACATTTGATCGGCCCGCAAAGGCTATTTCGGGTAAGGCTTGTCCTTTGAACTGTGAGAGATCGAAGACTGATTGCACAAACTCAACGTTTTTTAGTTCGAGCATGACGCTTTTTGCCACC
It contains:
- a CDS encoding YihA family ribosome biogenesis GTP-binding protein gives rise to the protein MVAKSVMLELKNVEFVQSVFDLSQFKGQALPEIAFAGRSNVGKSSMLNRLMGRKNMAKTSSTPGKTRSINYFKIGKSCYFVDLPGFGYAKVSKSMRNEWGALMEQYFDKNEMLRGVIHLVDSRHEPTALDMQMNQMLSERELVYMIVLTKADKLSNNQLAQSVKRASKKFGLPQGLHPIPFSAVTGQGKKEVLSWIEWRITEN